Proteins encoded within one genomic window of Actinoplanes octamycinicus:
- a CDS encoding TetR/AcrR family transcriptional regulator has protein sequence MTAARRSDATRAAILTAARERFAADGFERATIRAIAADARIDPSLVMRYYGNKEKLFAAAAEFDLRLPSLAEVPPEQHGTALVEHFLDRWEGDETLLALLRAAVTQETAALRMQQIFAAQLGPAAARLAPDPASAPTRAGLIATQMLGFALCRFVLRLPPVVDLGHDEAVAWLGPTVQRYLHGTI, from the coding sequence ATGACAGCTGCACGGCGCTCCGACGCCACCCGGGCCGCGATCCTGACCGCCGCGCGGGAGCGGTTCGCCGCCGACGGGTTCGAGCGGGCCACCATCCGGGCCATCGCCGCCGACGCGCGGATCGACCCGTCCCTGGTGATGCGCTACTACGGCAACAAGGAGAAGCTGTTCGCCGCCGCCGCCGAGTTCGACCTGCGGCTCCCCTCGCTCGCCGAGGTGCCGCCCGAGCAGCACGGGACCGCGCTGGTCGAGCACTTCCTCGACCGCTGGGAGGGCGACGAGACGCTGCTCGCGCTGCTCCGCGCCGCGGTCACCCAGGAGACCGCCGCGCTGCGCATGCAGCAGATCTTCGCCGCCCAGCTCGGTCCGGCCGCCGCCCGGCTGGCCCCGGACCCGGCGTCGGCGCCCACCCGGGCCGGGCTGATCGCCACCCAGATGCTGGGCTTCGCGCTGTGCCGGTTCGTGCTGCGCCTGCCGCCGGTGGTCGATCTCGGTCACGACGAGGCGGTCGCCTGGCTCGGCCCGACCGTCCAGCGGTACCTGCATGGCACCATCTGA
- a CDS encoding M20/M25/M40 family metallo-hydrolase, whose product MTKRRVLLTAAAAVPLAAPAQAGQAAGPDRRPPDPELRGILREIDPRRVEATVRRLAAFGTRHTLSSQTDPVRGIGAARDWIHARLREYAAGTRMTVELQSFVQPVSPRVPTPTVITNVIATLPGTATPERIYVVTGHYDSRATDVLDFTSDAPGADDDASGVAVVLELARVLARRAPQATLVFAAVAGEEQGLYGSDHLAQAYKDRNADIQGMFSNDIVGTGDAHDGTRPDNRTVRLFVEGVPTAETAAEANVRKSVGGENDGPSRQLGRFVKVVEPAGTNVRVIWRRDRYLRGSDHISFLLRGYPAARFTEPRENFAHEHQDVRVVDGVQYGDLVEFCDFDYIARVARVNAATLWSLAIAPGTPKDVVVDTTQLTNRTTLRWTVGTEPDLAGYEIVWRETTAADWTGVLPVGKVGTATVDLSKDNVFFGVRAVNAAGHRSPAAAPRPSS is encoded by the coding sequence ATGACGAAACGGCGTGTTCTGCTGACCGCCGCGGCGGCAGTGCCCCTGGCCGCGCCGGCTCAGGCCGGGCAGGCGGCCGGCCCGGACCGGCGGCCGCCGGACCCCGAGCTGCGCGGGATCCTCCGGGAGATCGACCCGCGCCGGGTCGAGGCCACGGTGCGGCGGCTGGCCGCGTTCGGCACCCGGCACACCCTGTCGTCGCAGACCGATCCGGTCCGCGGCATCGGCGCCGCCCGGGACTGGATCCACGCCCGTCTGCGGGAGTACGCCGCCGGTACCCGGATGACCGTCGAGCTGCAGTCCTTCGTGCAGCCGGTGTCTCCCCGGGTGCCCACCCCCACGGTGATCACCAACGTGATCGCCACGCTGCCCGGCACCGCCACGCCGGAGCGGATCTACGTGGTCACCGGGCACTACGACTCGCGGGCCACCGACGTGCTCGACTTCACCAGCGACGCGCCCGGCGCGGACGACGACGCCTCCGGGGTCGCGGTGGTCCTGGAGCTGGCCCGGGTCCTGGCCCGGCGGGCTCCCCAGGCGACCCTGGTCTTCGCCGCGGTGGCCGGCGAGGAGCAGGGGCTCTACGGCTCGGACCACCTGGCCCAGGCCTACAAAGACAGGAACGCTGACATCCAAGGCATGTTCAGCAACGACATCGTCGGCACCGGGGACGCGCACGACGGCACCCGGCCGGACAACCGCACGGTGCGGCTGTTCGTCGAGGGCGTGCCGACCGCGGAGACGGCCGCCGAGGCGAACGTCCGCAAGAGCGTCGGCGGCGAGAACGACGGCCCGTCCCGCCAACTGGGCCGGTTCGTCAAGGTGGTCGAGCCGGCCGGCACGAACGTGCGGGTGATCTGGCGCCGGGACCGCTACCTGCGCGGCAGCGACCACATCTCGTTCCTGCTGCGCGGCTATCCGGCGGCCCGGTTCACCGAGCCACGGGAGAACTTCGCGCACGAGCACCAGGACGTCCGGGTGGTCGACGGCGTGCAGTACGGCGACCTGGTCGAGTTCTGCGACTTCGACTACATCGCCCGGGTCGCCCGGGTGAACGCGGCCACCCTGTGGTCGCTGGCCATCGCGCCCGGCACCCCCAAGGACGTGGTCGTCGACACCACTCAGCTGACCAACCGGACGACCCTGCGCTGGACCGTCGGCACCGAGCCGGACCTGGCCGGATACGAGATCGTCTGGCGGGAGACGACGGCCGCCGACTGGACCGGCGTGCTGCCGGTCGGCAAGGTCGGCACCGCCACCGTGGACCTGTCCAAGGACAACGTGTTCTTCGGGGTGCGCGCGGTGAACGCGGCCGGCCACCGCAGCCCGGCGGCTGCGCCGCGGCCGTCGAGCTGA
- a CDS encoding GNAT family N-acetyltransferase produces MDLRIQRAVVTTLHHRPNAVECGPFVIGFDDSSDSPFINYATPVPGAEITAADVAALVAAFGARKPRLEYVVSCAPTLEKLLVEAGFAVEVRHEYLVCTPATFAEPPAPDGFDLIEPISDDELNGMIAVQSAAFGDIYTPNPAEVGRQRRNQKRGGVLVAARTTDGRYAGGGVASVPADGLSEVAGIAVGEPFRRRGLGAAITAAVTRRLFDAGVEIAWLEASGEDSWRVYERVGFRPAGQRLYISKS; encoded by the coding sequence ATGGATCTGCGCATCCAGCGCGCCGTCGTCACCACCCTGCACCACCGTCCGAACGCCGTCGAGTGCGGACCGTTCGTGATCGGGTTCGACGACAGTTCCGACAGCCCGTTCATCAACTACGCCACGCCGGTTCCCGGCGCGGAGATCACCGCGGCCGATGTCGCCGCTTTGGTCGCCGCCTTCGGTGCCCGCAAACCCCGTTTGGAGTACGTGGTCAGCTGCGCTCCCACGCTGGAGAAACTGCTGGTCGAAGCCGGATTCGCGGTTGAGGTCCGGCACGAGTACCTGGTCTGCACGCCGGCCACCTTCGCCGAGCCGCCCGCCCCGGACGGCTTCGACCTGATCGAGCCGATCAGCGACGACGAGCTGAACGGCATGATCGCGGTGCAGAGCGCGGCGTTCGGCGACATCTACACCCCGAACCCGGCGGAGGTCGGCCGCCAGCGCCGCAACCAGAAGCGCGGTGGCGTGCTGGTCGCCGCCCGGACCACCGACGGCCGGTACGCCGGCGGCGGCGTCGCGTCGGTACCGGCCGACGGCCTCAGCGAGGTCGCCGGGATCGCGGTCGGCGAGCCGTTCCGCCGGCGGGGCCTGGGTGCCGCGATCACCGCCGCGGTGACCCGCCGGCTCTTCGACGCGGGCGTGGAGATCGCCTGGCTGGAGGCCTCCGGCGAGGACTCCTGGCGGGTCTACGAGCGGGTCGGCTTCCGCCCGGCGGGGCAGCGCCTCTACATCTCCAAGAGCTGA
- a CDS encoding SDR family oxidoreductase, translated as MTIKGAALVTGASRGLGAHIARRLAADGWAVAVNYRSDRDGAERVVADIVAAGGRAVAIAGDVTDEDAVPEMVSLATDSLGPIRVVVANATGPQPTGPAEEVSWRDHLDQLEFFVKSPTLLMQATLPGMRELGGGRFIHIGSDAFERALPGMSAYNAAKGAQLGLARTWARELGRYGVTVNVVAPGWIPVERHGDADTAGYVADVPLGRMGTPQDIADVVAFVASDASRFITGERITVNGGHTID; from the coding sequence GTGACGATCAAGGGAGCAGCTCTGGTGACCGGGGCCTCGCGCGGGCTCGGCGCGCACATCGCCCGGCGGCTCGCGGCGGACGGGTGGGCGGTGGCGGTCAACTACCGGTCGGATCGGGACGGGGCGGAGCGCGTGGTCGCGGACATCGTCGCGGCCGGCGGGCGGGCGGTCGCGATCGCGGGGGACGTGACGGACGAGGACGCCGTACCGGAAATGGTGTCCCTGGCCACGGACAGCCTCGGGCCGATCCGGGTCGTGGTGGCGAATGCCACCGGGCCGCAGCCGACCGGGCCGGCCGAGGAGGTGAGCTGGCGGGATCATCTGGACCAGCTGGAATTCTTCGTGAAGAGCCCGACGCTGCTGATGCAGGCGACGCTGCCGGGGATGCGGGAGCTGGGCGGCGGGCGGTTCATCCACATCGGGTCGGACGCGTTCGAGCGGGCGCTGCCCGGGATGTCCGCCTACAACGCGGCCAAGGGCGCACAGCTCGGGCTGGCCCGGACCTGGGCTCGGGAGCTGGGACGATACGGCGTCACGGTGAACGTGGTGGCGCCCGGCTGGATCCCGGTGGAGCGGCACGGCGACGCGGACACCGCCGGATATGTCGCCGATGTGCCGCTCGGCCGGATGGGCACGCCGCAGGACATCGCGGACGTGGTGGCGTTCGTGGCGTCCGACGCGTCCCGGTTCATCACCGGGGAGCGGATCACGGTGAACGGCGGCCACACCATCGACTGA